In Quercus lobata isolate SW786 chromosome 12, ValleyOak3.0 Primary Assembly, whole genome shotgun sequence, a genomic segment contains:
- the LOC115971892 gene encoding DNA replication licensing factor MCM7: MNTKDLDFKADKVLAKEFLSNFADANGEAKYMNILQEVANRKFRAIQIDLEDLFNYKDFDEEFLRRVTENTRRYIGIFADAIDGLLPEPTEAFTDDDHDILMTQRSDEGTENMDGSDPHQKMPPEIKRYFEVYIRASSKGRPFTIREVKASYIGQLVKISGIVTRCSDVKPLMQVAVYTCEDCGFEIYQEVTARVFMPLFECPSKRCYTNRAKGNLILQLRASKFLKFQEAKIQELAEHVPKGHIPRTMTVHFRGELTRKVAPGDVVELSGIFLPIPYTGFKAMRAGLVADTYLEAMSVTHFKKKYEEYELRGDEEEQIAHLAEDGDIYNKLSRSLAPEIFGHEDIKKALLLLLVGAPHRKLKDGMKIRGDLHICLMGDPGVAKSQLLKHIINVAPRGVYTTGKGSSGVGLTAAVQKDPVTNEMVLEGGALVLADMGICAIDEFDKMDESDRTAIHEVMEQQTVSIAKAGITTSLNARTAVLAAANPAWGRYDLRRTPAENINLPPALLSRFDLLWLILDRADMDSDLEMARHIVYVHQNKESPALGFTPLDPSVLRAYISAARRVSPCVPRELEEYIASAYSSIRQEEAKSSSPHSYTTVRTLLSILRISAALARLRFADIVAQSDVDEALRLMQMSKFSLYSDERQKSGLDAISDIYSILRDEAARTNKMDVSYAHALNWISRKGYSEAQLKECLEEYAALNVWQIHPHTFDIRFIDA, from the exons tacaaggACTTCGATGAAGAGTTTCTCAGGCGTGTTACTGAAAATACGCGGCGGTATATTGGGATTTTTGCTGATGCGATTGATGGTCTCTTGCCGGAGCCCACGGAGGCCTTTACAGATGATGATCATGACATATTGATGACACAAAGGTCTGATGAAGGGACGGAGAATATGGACGGTTCTGATCCACATCAGAAGATGCCTCCAGAAATCAAGCGCTACTT TGAAGTTTATATAAGAGCATCTTCAAAGGGACGGCCATTTACAATCAGGGAGGTCAAGGCTTCATACATTGGCCAACTTGTAAAGATATCCGGTATTGTCACGCGTTGTTCAGATGTTAAACCATTGATGCAGGTAGCTGTGTATACCTGTGAAGATTGTGGTTTTGAAATTTACCAG GAAGTAACTGCTCGAGTTTTCATGCCTCTGTTTGAGTGTCCATCCAAACGCTGTTATACAAATAGAGCAAAGGGGAACCTTATTCTGCAACTCAGGGCGTCGAAGTTTTTGAAGTTtcaagag GCCAAAATTCAAGAGTTAGCGGAACATGTTCCAAAAGGCCATATTCCACGGACAATGACTGTCCATTTTAGGGGGGAACTCACAAGAAAG GTGGCTCCCGGCGATGTTGTTGAATTGTCTGGGATTTTTCTTCCTATTCCATACACTGGTTTTAAAGCAATGCGTGCTGGCTTAGTTGCAGATACTTACTTAGAGGCCATGTCTGTCACacatttcaagaaaaaatatgaGGA GTATGAACTTAGAGGAGATGAGGAAGAACAAATTGCACATTTAGCTGAGGATGGcgatatttataataaattgtcTCGATCGTTGGCACCTGAAATTTTTGGACATGAAGATATCAAAAAAGCTCTACTTCTTCTCCTTGTGGGTGCTCCTCATCGGAAGTTGAAAGATGGGATGAAG ATTAGAGGAGATTTACATATATGTTTGATGGGTGATCCTGGGGTTGCAAAGAGTCAACTTCTTAAGCACATTATTAATGTAGCTCCCAGGGGAGTATATACTACTGGCAAAGGAAGCAGTGGTGTTGGTTTAACTGCTGCTGTTCAGAAAGATCCAGTAACAAATGAGATGGTCCTGGAAGGAGGAGCATTG GTGCTAGCAGATATGGGTATATGTGCTATTGATGAGTTTGACAAGATGGATGAATCAGATCGAACAGCAATACATGAAGTTATGGAGCAGCAGACTGTCAGCATTGCCAAGGCTGGAATTACTACATCTCTGAATGCAAGAACTGCTGTTCTTGCTGCAGCTAATCCAGCGTG ggGAAGATATGACCTCCGTAGAACTCCAGCTGAAAACATTAATCTTCCTCCAGCCCTTCTATCAAGATTTGACCTTCTGTGGTTGATCCTGGATCGAGCAGATATGGACAGCGATCTCGAAATGGCTAGGCATATTGTCTATGTGCACCAGAATAAAGAATCTCCTGCTCTTGGGTTCACTCCACTTGACCCATCTGTTCTTCG TGCTTATATTTCGGCAGCAAGAAGAGTGTCTCCCTGTGTCCCAAGGGAACTGGAGGAATATATTGCTAGTGCCTATTCCAGCATTAGACAAGAAGAAGCTAAATCCAGTAGTCCTCATTCCTATACAACTGTGAGAACTCTGCTCAGCATTCTCCGAATATCAGCT GCACTAGCAAGACTCCGATTCGCTGATATTGTGGCTCAGAGTGATGTGGATGAGGCACTTAGGTTAATGCAGATGTCGAAGTTCTCTTTGTACTCAGATGAGCGTCAGAAATCTGGACTGGATGCTATCTCTGATATCTATTCAATATTGCGAGACGAAGCTGCTAGGACTAACAAGATGGATGTGAGCTATGCCCATGCACTCAATTGGATTTCTAGAAAG GGATACAGTGAAGCTCAATTGAAAGAATGTTTGGAGGAATATGCAGCCTTAAATGTGTGGCAGATACACCCCCACACCTTTGACATCCGATTTATTGATGCCTGA